The DNA sequence CGATTTTGACTTACACGATCTGCATAAATATAGGTTACCTCTATTcaccataaattcttcttatgagTGGTAGAACAAGTTACTCTTATATCAGAGTCAATTACCTGCAGGGCTGAAGTGACAACGATTCTGACTTACACCAACTTGAACAACAAGCCCTTTGATGCCCTTTGATGGCATCTGAACTGGACAGAAAAGGAAGGGTGTAGACTCCTCAGCAGCCCTAATGgcaatttgatttgattttctgGATAAAAAAATCAGATATGCCGGGAAAAAAGTCTTTTTCTTGTATTCTCTAGATAAAAGAACTCCATCTCAATAAATACAGGTCAGGATGCTATGTCTTGATAATTTTATCAGtaataattatgttttatttttaCAAATGGTGAAGGCGAGACCTTACTATCATCTGTCAGTCTTTACTAGCctagaaaaatatttaatcttcagGGACATGTAGGATTGATAAACTCTAAAAGAGAGTCGAATATGGCCAGTAACTAAAATGCAAGTCGGAAGACACAAACAATCTACATTTTAAGCTCATCCGAGTTCTTGTGAAAAGGAATTAATAATATTAGGTTGTCCTTCTTTAAGTACTTAAGCACATATTTTGGGATATCTTAACAAAATACATTTATCAGTCCAAAAAACTgaagtataaattattaataatatattaatctaaTCCTAATAAAGTAAGTCTCAACCTTTTTCTCGCTTACGGTACTGCTCTTCTTGTTTAGTTTACAACCTCTGTTCCACGCTTTAGCTTCCGTAGACGCCATGCCTGTACAAATGGTGATCGAAATTATCGTGCAGCATGCGAGTGTTGCTGCTGGATACACCTGCCCATGCATTTTTTGCAGGAACTCATTTTCTCCAAACACTATGTGAGCTCACAAAAATGACAGAAACCATTTCATTCAACTCTTATGACCCAAACCAAGATTGGATATTGTCATGCTTCTTAAAGTTCAATATAATATACTTTACAAAACACAATATTTTTCACGTGATAAGTCCTCGAGTACAATTAATTGCTTAAAGTAACAACAAAGACGCCATGGTTACCCATGCTTACCTACATGATCAGCTCTACAATTTACAGAGATTTAACCCTTAGTGGGCAGAGACATGCAGCAACCAGGTAGGGAGAACAGTTCTGTAGCTTATTTGGTCACGAAGTTGAAAAAGAACAAACTTGGGAACTAACTAGTTTGGTTACGTAGATCTTCATCTCACTCACAGGCTTCATATACATAAACGCAAGGCATAAAAGCTCTAAGAAATGAATTTTTTAAGACACAGGTCAGACTGATCAACTTACCAAGGAAATCAACGAAGCAGATTCTTCTGAGGCAAAAGTGTTTCTTGCATGGTTTGTAGACTGATTAGAAGAACCTCCTCTTGAAACTTCGAGTGGTTGCCTGGTAAGAGTTCATGAGGAGTCCGACGCCGATCCCTATCCCAACGCACATTCCCAAGCCTATTCCAAGGCCAACTCTGACACCAGAGTTAAACCATGATAGTTGCTCATCTTCACCTGAGTACCAACCTTCAGGATAGTAGCTGTGCCTAAAAGTTAGATCTGGATCATACTCGTTGGTTTCCCCCTCGGCATCCTGGAATGGTTTTACATTACTCAAGCACTTGCTAATTTAGGATACTCAGCTAAATTAGTttcttgaaattaaaaaaaaaaaagtgaaagtgGAAAGTAATAAAAGGGATAATTTGTTGCTACCAACTTGCACCATCCTTGGATGTGTCTCTGAacagagaagagaaaaaaaatggtgCAAGTAATTCACTTTAACATTCAACACGAATACACATTGCATGATGTAGAGATCTTTTAGGTGAGGCATTCCAAAGCATTGTTGGGAAGAAATTTCAACTGAAGACAAAAGCATGTTATTGGTCCTTCTCtacctcttcctcttttctttctatcatATTCCTATTTcattctcctctctctttctacATCCTCGATCGAGTCCCTCTTCTGCAAATGATGCCGGTATCATTGTAATCTCAACCCAACTAAGATGTCACTGTTATTCAAAAGTGTTTTGAATATAAACTTGAAGAAGACTAAATAATCTTATGGTCATAACTGGTGATCATGCAAGCCAGACAACCTTCAGGAAAATAATTTGAAGTTGCAGTTCAGAAGTCTTTGATTTACCACACCAAAAGTTCCAAAATTTTGGATCTAATGATCTGAAAATACTTGGCTGATAACACAGTTGATCTGTGCCTTTATCATACTCATCAACATCATGCTTCACATTCACTCTTTGCGTCAATGATTCATATAAGAAATCATTTATAGATCACCAGAAAATTATATTTTCCTTTTGGTCTCTGGTCCGTAACACATTTAAAAACAAAGTAAAAGTCACCTAAAAATGTGAATGAATAGCTATAACATCCATGCTTCTTTTCTCATAATCTCTATATTTTTGTACTCTAGTTTAGCAAATTTTAAGTAACCACCACAGCCAAGCATGAAAGCACATGTAGAAGAATAATATTAACCTAAAAAATCATGCCACTGAGGCAGCATATATGAGATATGTTCAACCTATTGCAAATAAAAGAACAGCTCCAACATAGTCTATCATCATGTACATGCTAtcatcaagaaaaataatatctGAAGCATATAAGTCTTACAATAGAAGAGAAGATCCATATGAATAACAAGATAATAATAATACAGAGTGCTTACAGTTGATGGTGAAGGCTTGGGATGAACCAAATCGGCGCTGCTCCCCTGCTTCCCACCTGTGGTTTCTTCATCCTCGGGAATTGACTCCAATGCTCCCAGCCTGACAGCCCTCCGCCTGGGGCTGAGCTGAACAGTCTGCGTCAGGATCAAGGGGACCCCGGCGAAGCACCCCGCCACGTAAACCTCGATGGAAGGGGTCGACAAGATCCCGACCTTGTCTGGCTGCACGAAAGCGGAAGACCCAATGGATGCCGCTACGTAGCAATTCATGCTCCATCCGGTCTTGGAATCTGACGGCCCCTGGAGGTGGTCGAGCCCAATCGCTCCGTTGCTCCACGGCGCCTCCATCCTCTCCAGCGAGCCGCAGAGCATCAACTTGCCCCGATCATCGCAGACCTCGAAATCGACGGCCCCGGTGAGCCGGACGCCATCGGTGCTGACGTAGGTCACCTCAGCTGCGCCGCGATCGACGCGGTCGCGGCGGAGGGGGACGGCGGTCCGCTCGGAGGACGGAAGGCGTACCCCGTTGATCTCGAGGGCGGAGCCTATCTCGCGGCGGAGATGGGAGAGGGTGAGGATGGGCGGGACAGCGTCGACGACGCAGGGGGCGACGCGGACGTAGAAGAGGCGGATCTCAAGCCACGACGAGGAAACCGGAGGAGGGGGGGTGGTGTCTCCGTTGGGGAAGCCGAGTAAGTGAAGGTTTGTGCTCCGGCGAGGAGGGGAAAGAGGTGTTGCCGAGGCCGGAGCCGATGGCCGGCCGCTCCGTTCCTCGGCTACCGCGGGCGGCAGTGAGACCGTCATCGGCACGCCGAATTGGGACTTCGCAATCAGCGATTGGAATAGGATTGGTCCACCATCAGATTTGGATTAGGATTAGGGTTCTTGGGATCGAAGGCGGTGCTTGACGACGGAGAACGCGAGGATAGGAAAAGAGGGTAACGAGGTCGACGGCCAAGcccaataaaattaattatatatatatatatatatatatataggtgattTCGATCCAATATCCCGGTTCGGTGTTTTGTCAATGCCTGTGTTATTCAGTCAAAAGCGAACCGAATTCCGTCAATGAACCGGACTTACATTGCAATTGCCATGCAAATCAAGCCATGTTTCCTAAGTGCTCGATCCTGATCTAGTAATACATTGGATTTGTAATCGAACCGGGAAGATGCAAGCCGGTTGAACCGCCAGGTTGGAGAGAACCAGTCGAACCGCGGGTGGTTTATGCACTCCCCGAGCGACGCCGAGCCCGGACAGTCGCTCGACTTTGGGGTCGCTGCCATCTTTACCGATCTTTGAACCTCCTACCAACCATCTAACGGCGTTGCCAGTGTGTTGGCTACGAGCTCTCAGAGGTAAGCTCTGGAACGGGGATAGCTGTTCTTTCGCTAGTTGTTTGCTAAAATCCTTTCGGTAGCATGCAGGTTTTGATTCGGCATTCTAAGTGCAAAAGAACTAGTGTGATTGGGTTTACCCATACGGGCTATTCAATACTACAACTGTCGCCCAAGCATGAAGAGGCCCTCTTCTATGCTTGCTTATAAGAAAACTAAAATCTCTAGACCAACACACTAAACCCTAATATGTAGTCTCTGTTCTATGCCTGTCCCTAATTCTGAAGCCTATGAAGTTCATCAGTAGCATATACTGTTTGGTTTCTTCAATTAATTTCTTTCCTGATGTAAACTTCATGATAAtttttgttataaatttcaaattgTGCTATTATATGTTTGCATTAATTTCTTATTTGAAGTTTCTTGGTTGTTTTTCCTTTCTGCATGACAGGGATAGCATACTTGTAGTAGGCTAATAAGATCGTGTGAGCTTCTGGCACTTGCTTAAAGCCTGTTTTTACCGTTTCTCCGCTcctgaaagggggaaagaattatCTTTTCTGGCGGTCAATACAGAAATGGGGAAGAGAAAACGGGTTGAGAACTCTGGTCAGAAGAATGCAGGTGGTGACCACCGTCCATCCACTATCTTTGTTTCCAACCTCCCCTACTCATTCAAGTCCTCGGAGGTATTCATTGATATAATTTTCTGTAGCTTTGTTGAAATTTCTCACTTGTCCGCAACTTGGTCTGAAGCTTATATAGTTTTTGTGGTTCTTCTGTTCATTCTTAGCTAGAGGCATTGTTCAGCGAAGTTGGGCCTGTGAG is a window from the Musa acuminata AAA Group cultivar baxijiao chromosome BXJ2-1, Cavendish_Baxijiao_AAA, whole genome shotgun sequence genome containing:
- the LOC103983861 gene encoding uncharacterized protein At1g01500, which encodes MTVSLPPAVAEERSGRPSAPASATPLSPPRRSTNLHLLGFPNGDTTPPPPVSSSWLEIRLFYVRVAPCVVDAVPPILTLSHLRREIGSALEINGVRLPSSERTAVPLRRDRVDRGAAEVTYVSTDGVRLTGAVDFEVCDDRGKLMLCGSLERMEAPWSNGAIGLDHLQGPSDSKTGWSMNCYVAASIGSSAFVQPDKVGILSTPSIEVYVAGCFAGVPLILTQTVQLSPRRRAVRLGALESIPEDEETTGGKQGSSADLVHPKPSPSTDAEGETNEYDPDLTFRHSYYPEGWYSGEDEQLSWFNSGVRVGLGIGLGMCVGIGIGVGLLMNSYQATTRSFKRRFF